DNA from Rosa rugosa chromosome 6, drRosRugo1.1, whole genome shotgun sequence:
CCAATCTTTCATGTTTTATAACATaacataaagagaaaaataagaatGGTGAATATGCTTTTTCATCCCTTAAGAATTAGGATTTATcctattaaaaaagaaaaagaaaaataaaaataaactttAACTTTTTTCTTTGATTGAAAATATAACCATTCATTAATGATAAGAAAGGTTACAAATACTGGAATCGACTAATGGAATTGGTATTAATCGATTCAATACAAGTAAAGAGAGATTGCTCACTTAGAGCAAACTTAGCAACACAATTAGATGCAAAGTTGCATTCACGAGGTTGGAAGATTATTGTATCTACACTAGATGCATACATGAGCACTTTAATGTCTGCAATGATTGGTCCCTCCTCAGACCAACATGTTTCAGAGGAGTTAATTAGTCTAACAACCTCAGAGTAGTGTCTCTCCCACAAGGATAGGCAATGTTCTTTTGTCTAGAGCAAATTGAAGACCGACCTTTACGGCTAGAAGCTGAGAGATCGGGTTTTTGCgtgtgttgtgtgtgtgtgtgtgtgtgtgggggggggggggggggtcagAATCAACGATTGGAGTTGCACAAGCTCCCATAAGTCTACCCTAACTTTAACAGTGATCGTTATGGAGTTAACTCACCTCttgagtttctctctctctgtttttttttaatcaataatAAAGGTGTCACAATATGAATAGATAATTGAGGGAGGGGTGGATAAGCAATTGTTGCACAAGCTCTCATAAGTCTACCTAACTTTAACATTGATCGTCATGGAGTTAACTCACCtcttgagtttttttttctaatcaATAATAAAAGTGTCACAATATGAATAGATAATTGAGGGAGGGGTGGATAAGCATGTACGTTGATCAAGTATTAGCCCGTAATAAATAtaagttctttttctttttcttaaaaaagaaagaaaaagataacTACTCATCAACAATTTGGTTTCGTACGTGATGACAGGTGTACACTTATTTCAAAGACTGGTTAGGTGTCTCCTAGTATTAACTGGTAAGCTGCTTCAATTTCATATTGTATTTGAAAGTCACATTCTACCTATTTACCTTATGAggtcggtttttttttttttcctttattttattttaatgtcAACATAGGACCCAAAATGATATATGAAGAGAAGCTGATCCATGCTCGTTCCCTTGACTTTTTGTATCACACGGCCAAAGTGATCAAAGATTTAGATGCTAAACAAATGCAAGACGGCTTAGTATATGAAGCAATCTTCCACGCTGTCGAGGAAGGGAACGTTGACTTTATTACTGCTATTTGTACAGTGAATCCAGAACTCATATGGAGCACTGATGAAGAGAAAAGGACCCTACTTCATCTTGCAATTAAATATCGCCAACGAAAAGTATATGACCTTATACATGGATTCTACAAAAGACATGCATTGGCAAATCTTGTAGATAAATACAACAATAGTTTGCTACATGTGGCTGCAATGATGTCCCCTTTCAAACAGCTTAATTATTTACCGGGTGCAGCTTTGCAATTGCAGAGGGAGCTACAATGGTTCAAGGTTAgaatttctcattctaaaattATGACTGCCTCTCCCAATTCCTTATGGATGGTGTATTATGTCCATGAAGTATCAATAAATACTTCTTTATCACTTTATTGGCATTACTCCCTCTGTTATtcgcttcttcttttttgtttttttttttttttttttttatatttatttatttggttttggtttctaaTACTTTTTCACATGCGAGTATCCAACAAAGTTCCAGCCAGAATAGGAGTGGTAGTTGTAGAAATGGATCCATAACTTTTTCATAATGACATACAGGAGGTGGAAAGTATTGTGCCACGCAAGGCCTTTGAGTCAAAAATTTTTACAGATCATATGACACCACGTGAACTCTTTACTAAGAACCACAAGGAATTGATGAAGGAGGGAGAAAAGTGGATGAAGGACACAGCAAACTCTTGTACTGTACTGGGTGCTCTGGTTATTACAATCGTGTTCGCTGCGGCAATCACAGTTCCAGGTGGAAATAATCAAAATACGGGACTTCCTATGTTTTTAGATAAGAagttattttctgtttttatcaTTTCAGATGctctatcattttttttttccacgaCGTCACTATTGACATTCTGGGGAATCGTGACATCACGTTATGCCGAAGACGACTTCCTCAAAAATTTGCCTGCAAAGATGGCAATGGGCCTAGCCAGCCTTCTCTGTTCTATCATGACCATGATGATTGCCTTTTGTTCTGCGATTCTCATCATGTTGAATGTGTCTGAGGCCAAAATTAAACAGGAAGGAAAATCATGGATCAGTATTTCCATCATGGTTCTTGCATTTATTCCGGAGACCGTATCTGTCACGATGTTGTTTCCCCTGTTTGTCCAAATGTACACTTCTACTTATGGTCGTGGAATATTTGCTAGGCAAGTCAAGTTCCTGCACTAAACTCCTAAATCATAACGCTATGATAGGGAAGGCTTTGGTTCTGTATCTTATTAAAAGCTTTGCACTTGTGTCATTTGTTCCTTTCAGTTAATCGAATAATCAAGAAagcctagcttttgcttttcattCAGTACCTTTTCCCCATGTGTTAATTGAGATGATATTCAGTGTGAGCCCAATGATAGCTCGCCATTTATAAAAGTTTTTGAGTTTTAAGAATATTTTCTATATTCATAGACCAACAATAAAGGAAGTGTGAGCGCGAGAATTTGAGAAGAATGTTTTAGTCCTCGTTTGGGATTGTTTCGCTTTTAAAAAATTAggttttgttcaaaattttagattttattgtgtttggtaaataaataaataaaagcagttttaattgaaaattataggtcACTCGCAACAAATTCTATAAGCAGCCCAGAAGTTGCTTTTAAAagctgttgtggatcaaaacacattctgcagttgttttatgtactgacagcacttttaaaactattatttaccaaacacgaaactgttttaattcacagctgattattctcacaacacagcaacaatagtttttttttcaaaagtcatagcaatcccaaactagcccttaatTGGGTGGACAAACTTGCCATGTGACAAAACAGTCTTATTTAAGATTTTATTGTATCAATTAAGAtccaaaagtttttttttttttttaataaatggttggtgcggctgccctcaagtattgattaataaaactgttgaatacaagtAAACAAAAAAATCACACTTCTAAACATTTCCACGCACAACTCCTGGAGTTAACCTGCTTTCCCATAACCATCAACTCCACCACAAGATTATCATACCAAATTGACGATTTAAAACGACCATATCCAACATTTCAAGTCTACATGATAATCTCCATGAAATTATAAGTTGATTCAAACCCATAATTGACAACATCAATAAATaatattgtcacgcccctgatttttaacataaataaaaatcgatatataatcccataattatacatgcgtgaacgttcagtcatcaataacaaatacctggaaactttttccctttaaactacacacatattgatgccctgaacctactatgtcaatattgacccgctccacagagtcatatattacataagcttacgaattaaattgtcaacaacaagataaaacgtaaatgctcctcagag
Protein-coding regions in this window:
- the LOC133716435 gene encoding uncharacterized protein LOC133716435 is translated as MLKLSEDITTGRFNILSTAAGSSGTVSPCAFVPEVLNRFNYEDWSLRVETYLLAEDLWDVVEASNEPTNDEREYMIWRKKNAKALLAIQISCGSDTFSLIRNTRTAKVAWDALAAKFKPPPVNLPEYESNTEDFSVYVPFFDAVRSGDWSTATEFLSNNPSALTARSPYSGKTALHIAVDTCDVQIVEAVVQLMQPEDLEIKANDGKTALAFVADVGITKMAKCLVIKNNNVVAIGDAYNMLPVVSASSNGHWDLANYLYSVTPAEALLWERNAVTLVCQCIHNRKFDIASNLLNHHPKLAVAIDHFGESPLKAWSSVSFAFQSRSLIEYWISRVITIQPHELNTHAHVGLVPDHQQSVHLFQRLVRCLLVLTGPKMIYEEKLIHARSLDFLYHTAKVIKDLDAKQMQDGLVYEAIFHAVEEGNVDFITAICTVNPELIWSTDEEKRTLLHLAIKYRQRKVYDLIHGFYKRHALANLVDKYNNSLLHVAAMMSPFKQLNYLPGAALQLQRELQWFKEVESIVPRKAFESKIFTDHMTPRELFTKNHKELMKEGEKWMKDTANSCTVLGALVITIVFAAAITVPGGNNQNTGLPMFLDKKLFSVFIISDALSFFFSTTSLLTFWGIVTSRYAEDDFLKNLPAKMAMGLASLLCSIMTMMIAFCSAILIMLNVSEAKIKQEGKSWISISIMVLAFIPETVSVTMLFPLFVQMYTSTYGRGIFARQVKFLH